One part of the Lathyrus oleraceus cultivar Zhongwan6 unplaced genomic scaffold, CAAS_Psat_ZW6_1.0 chrUn0001, whole genome shotgun sequence genome encodes these proteins:
- the LOC127110498 gene encoding F-box/kelch-repeat protein At3g23880 isoform X2 — protein sequence MNTKSAMLQTETQVFIPEDLISQIISSLPVKSLVRFKCVSNFWNTLIDDPTFVKLHLKKSKSSPNQQFTLITNHVKPSVGRDWSIIPYPISSLVDNPSANFVVDSHYLLNLKDKEWSMAGSCNGLICLVGYRFTNRANKLQDYWLRLWNPATRKISRNIGHFCDVRGFVFSFGWDDSTGTFKVVASRSVDHGYTTETRVFTIGDNVWRNIESLPVALLGMEWRGQRVDKGYEYGCVFLNTTFNWLAIQSWVRRHNWRFCVRDITVEDLVIVSLDLGTETYNTYRLPRGFFDKLPRQEPTIGVLEECLCLCYSYKETDIVIWQMKKFGVEESWILFLKISYNILQLDYDVSILPLFLSKDGDTLVLCSSKNEAAILYNLRDNSMRQIEVRAHKTNIDDGTYNSLYLSLAQRYVESLISVC from the coding sequence GTGTTTATACCCGAGGATCTCATCTCCCAGATCATTTCGTCACTCCCTGTAAAATCTCTTGTTCGATTCAAGTGTGTAAGTAATTTTTGGAACACTCTCATTGACGATCCTACTTTTGTGAAACTTCACCTCAAGAAATCCAAATCCTCACCAAATCAGCAATTCACATTAATCACTAATCACGTAAAGCCTAGTGTGGGCCGTGATTGGAGTATCATTCCATACCCTATAAGCAGTTTAGTCGATAATCCGTCTGCTAACTTTGTTGTTGATTCTCATTATCTTTTAAATTTAAAGGATAAAGAATGGTCTATGGCTGGTTCCTGCAATGGATTGATCTGTCTCGTTGGTTATCGTTTCACTAATAGGGCTAATAAACTTCAAGACTACTGGTTGCGATTATGGAACCCAGCCACTAGAAAAATATCTAGAAACATTGGCCATTTTTGTGATGTACGCGGTTTCGTCTTCAGTTTTGGTTGGGATGATTCCACAGGCACGTTTAAAGTGGTTGCGTCGCGCTCTGTTGATCATGGTTATACTACCGAGACGAGAGTTTTCACTATTGGTGATAATGTTTGGAGAAATATTGAAAGTTTGCCGGTTGCTCTTCTTGGTATGGAATGGCGTGGACAGCGTGTAGATAAGGGATATGAATACGGTTGTGTGTTTTTAAATACCACTTTTAACTGGTTGGCCATTCAAAGTTGGGTCCGTCGCCACAATTGGAGGTTTTGTGTGAGGGACATTACTGTTGAAGACCTTGTTATTGTTTCGCTAGATCTGGGGACGGAGACGTACAATACGTATCGGCTGCCTCGGGGTTTTTTTGATAAGCTGCCGCGCCAAGAGCCAACTATTGGTGTGTTGGAAGAATGCCTTTGTTTGTGTTATTCTTATAAGGAAACCGATATTGTTATATGGCAGATGAAGAAATTTGGGGTTGAAGAGTCTTGGATTCTATTTCTTAAAATTAGTTATAACATTCTTCAATTAGACTATGATGTTTCGATCTTGCCATTGTTTCTTTCTAAGGATGGTGATACATTGGTATTGTGTAGTTCTAAAAATGAGGCAGCAATTCTTTATAATTTGAGAGATAATAGTATGCGGCAAATAGAAGTTAGAGCGCACAAAACTAATATTGATGATGGAACTTACAATTCGTTATACTTGAGCCTGGCCCAGCGTTATGTTGAAAGCTTAATTTCAGTTTGCTGA
- the LOC127110497 gene encoding rop guanine nucleotide exchange factor 12 isoform X1, with protein sequence MVRAIDQEQETYKSKLFHFKGMFENTGRHTKSLSIESASALDPSSEDDPVSSRSQGSKPLQHDPLPNNPLPNNPLPNKSRTIKEEIVAKEAKEKILLEIEQMKERFAKLLLGEDMSGGGKGVSSALALSNALTNLAAAVFGEQKRLEPMATERKGRWRKEIDWLLSVTDYVVEMVPTQQKGKDGSSMEIMTTRQRTDLHMNIPALRKLDTMLIDCLDNFKDQNEFYYVSKDADDPDRSKGKNEDKWWLPTPKVPVDGLSDGARRFLQYQKDCVNQVLKAAMAINAQTLSEMEIPESYIESLPKNGRASLGDLIYRNITDEFFDPDQFLATVDMSSEHKILDLKNRIEASIVIWKRKMNQKDTKSAWGSAVSIEKRELFEERAETILLLLKHRFPGLPQSSLDISKIQFNRDVGQAILESYSRILESLAFTVLSRIEDVLHADCQTVSPSQGRKSSVRNPVPKPDKCPTLKEDAERSSSAEPLGSMTLSDFMGWNNEQGESDMNKKDSLANSDDSDKDVDSGKLNKLPTIVTDKKVSYLENIGGMRSPTSRH encoded by the exons ATGGTTAGAGCAATTGATCAAGAACAGGAAACTTACAAATCCAAATTATTCCATTTTAAAGGAATGTTTGAGAATACAGGGAGGCATACAAAAAGTTTAAGCATTGAAAGTGCTAGCGCATTAGATCCTTCTTCAGAAGATGATCCTGTTTCATCAAGAAGCCAAGGATCAAAACCTCTTCAACATGATCCTCTTCCTAACAATCCTCTTCCTAACAATCCTCTTCCTAACAAGTCAAGGACAATCAAGGAGGAAATTGTAGCCAAAGAAGCCAAAGAAAAGATATTACTAG AAATCGAACAGATGAAGGAGAGATTTGCTAAACTTCTATTGGGAGAGGATATGTCTGGTGGAGGAAAAGGTGTTTCTTCAGCTTTGGCATTGTCAAATGCATTAACAAATCTTGCTG CTGCTGTTTTCGGAGAACAAAAGCGTCTCGAGCCAATGGCGACCGAAAGGAAAGGGAGATGGAGAAAAGAAATCGACTGGCTTCTTTCGGTCACTGATTACGTTGTTGAAATGGTTCCAACTCAACAGAAAGGCAAGGATGGTTCAAGCATGGAG ATTATGACAACGCGACAACGAACCGATCTTCACATGAATATCCCCGCCTTGAGAAAGCTTGATACAATGCTTATT GATTGTCTAGATAACTTCAAAGACCAAAATGAATTCTATTATGTATCGAAAGATGCGGACGATCCGGATAGGTCAAAAGGTAAAAATGAGGACAAGTGGTGGTTACCAACACCTAAAGTACCTGTAGATGGTTTATCTGATGGAGCAAGAAGGTTTTTGCAGTATCAGAAAGATTGTGTGAATCAAGTACTTAAAGCAGCAATGGCTATAAATGCTCAAACTCTATCAGAAATGGAGATTCCTGAAAGCTATATCGAATCCCTACCTAAG AATGGAAGAGCAAGTCTAGGGGACTTGATCTACCGTAATATTACCGATGAATTTTTTGATCCCGATCAATTCCTAGCGACAGTGGATATGTCATCGGAACACAAAATTCTAGACCTAAAGAACAGAATTGAGGCATCAATAGTGATTTGGAAGAGGAAGATGAACCAAAAAGATACAAAATCAGCTTGGGGTTCTGCTGTGAGTATTGAGAAAAGAGAACTCTTTGAAGAGAGGGCAGAAACTATCTTACTTCTCTTGAAGCATAGATTTCCAGGGCTTCCTCAATCTTCATTAGATATAAGCAAAATCCAATTCAACCGA GATGTAGGGCAAGCTATTCTTGAAAGCTATTCAAGAATATTGGAAAGTTTGGCATTTACAGTACTATCGAGAATCGAAGATGTTCTCCACGCAGATTGTCAAACGGTAAGTCCGTCACAAGGAAGAAAAAGCAGTGTAAGAAATCCAGTTCCAAAGCCAGACAAGTGTCCAACACTAAAAGAAGACGCCGAAAGGAGCAGCAGCGCGGAACCACTTGGTTCGATGACACTATCGGATTTCATGGGTTGGAACAACGAGCAAGGTGAATCAGATATGAATAAAAAGGATTCCCTTGCTAATTCAGATGATTCGGACAAAGACGTTGATAGTGGAAAGCTTAACAAACTTCCAACTATAGTGACTGATAAGAAAGTGTCTTACCTTGAAAACATAGGAGGCATGAGAAGTCCAACATCACGCCATTGA
- the LOC127110497 gene encoding rop guanine nucleotide exchange factor 12 isoform X2, which yields MVRAIDQEQETYKSKLFHFKGMFENTGRHTKSLSIESASALDPSSEDDPVSSRSQGSKPLQHDPLPNNPLPNNPLPNKSRTIKEEIVAKEAKEKILLEIEQMKERFAKLLLGEDMSGGGKGVSSALALSNALTNLAAAVFGEQKRLEPMATERKGRWRKEIDWLLSVTDYVVEMVPTQQKGKDGSSMEIMTTRQRTDLHMNIPALRKLDTMLIDCLDNFKDQNEFYYVSKDADDPDRSKGKNEDKWWLPTPKVPVDGLSDGARRFLQYQKDCVNQVLKAAMAINAQTLSEMEIPESYIESLPKNGRASLGDLIYRNITDEFFDPDQFLATVDMSSEHKILDLKNRIEASIVIWKRKMNQKDTKSAWGSAVSIEKRELFEERAETILLLLKHRFPGLPQSSLDISKIQFNRDVGQAILESYSRILESLAFTVLSRIEDVLHADCQTVSPSQGRKSSVRNPVPKPDKCPTLKEDAERSSSAEPLGSMTLSDFMGWNNEQGESDMNKKDSLANSDDSDKDVDSGKLNKLPTIVTDKKVSYLENIGGMRSPTSRH from the exons ATGGTTAGAGCAATTGATCAAGAACAGGAAACTTACAAATCCAAATTATTCCATTTTAAAGGAATGTTTGAGAATACAGGGAGGCATACAAAAAGTTTAAGCATTGAAAGTGCTAGCGCATTAGATCCTTCTTCAGAAGATGATCCTGTTTCATCAAGAAGCCAAGGATCAAAACCTCTTCAACATGATCCTCTTCCTAACAATCCTCTTCCTAACAATCCTCTTCCTAACAAGTCAAGGACAATCAAGGAGGAAATTGTAGCCAAAGAAGCCAAAGAAAAGATATTACTAG AAATCGAACAGATGAAGGAGAGATTTGCTAAACTTCTATTGGGAGAGGATATGTCTGGTGGAGGAAAAGGTGTTTCTTCAGCTTTGGCATTGTCAAATGCATTAACAAATCTTGCTG CTGCTGTTTTCGGAGAACAAAAGCGTCTCGAGCCAATGGCGACCGAAAGGAAAGGGAGATGGAGAAAAGAAATCGACTGGCTTCTTTCGGTCACTGATTACGTTGTTGAAATGGTTCCAACTCAACAGAAAGGCAAGGATGGTTCAAGCATGGAG ATTATGACAACGCGACAACGAACCGATCTTCACATGAATATCCCCGCCTTGAGAAAGCTTGATACAATGCTTATT GATTGTCTAGATAACTTCAAAGACCAAAATGAATTCTATTATGTATCGAAAGATGCGGACGATCCGGATAGGTCAAAAGGTAAAAATGAGGACAAGTGGTGGTTACCAACACCTAAAGTACCTGTAGATGGTTTATCTGATGGAGCAAGAAGGTTTTTGCAGTATCAGAAAGATTGTGTGAATCAAGTACTTAAAGCAGCAATGGCTATAAATGCTCAAACTCTATCAGAAATGGAGATTCCTGAAAGCTATATCGAATCCCTACCTAAG AATGGAAGAGCAAGTCTAGGGGACTTGATCTACCGTAATATTACCGATGAATTTTTTGATCCCGATCAATTCCTAGCGACAGTGGATATGTCATCGGAACACAAAATTCTAGACCTAAAGAACAGAATTGAGGCATCAATAGTGATTTGGAAGAGGAAGATGAACCAAAAAGATACAAAATCAGCTTGGGGTTCTGCTGTGAGTATTGAGAAAAGAGAACTCTTTGAAGAGAGGGCAGAAACTATCTTACTTCTCTTGAAGCATAGATTTCCAGGGCTTCCTCAATCTTCATTAGATATAAGCAAAATCCAATTCAACCGA GATGTAGGGCAAGCTATTCTTGAAAGCTATTCAAGAATATTGGAAAGTTTGGCATTTACAGTACTATCGAGAATCGAAGATGTTCTCCACGCAGATTGTCAAACGGTAAGTCCGTCACAAGGAAGAAAAAGCAGTGTAAGAAATCCAGTTCCAAAGCCAGACAAGTGTCCAACACTAAAAGAAGACGCCGAAAGGAGCAGCAGCGCGGAACCACTTGGTTCGATGACACTATCGGATTTCATGGGTTGGAACAACGAGCAAG
- the LOC127110544 gene encoding uncharacterized protein LOC127110544, which yields MVVPTSSKAKSTRLVARSLGRILTRIRLMIELLNPRKEEKEIPIKKIKKRKKVCSDIIVKSVVTWPNIVYTWKEMDKNDIVVMDAVANDHVKSKIWFLDSGCSSHMTGRKAWLVDFDESKKSKVKLADNNLLQAEGTDNIVIQRSNGAKALIKDILYVPRMKCNLLSVGQLVEKGVLSSYERWTLRYF from the coding sequence ATGGTGGTTCCAACAAGTTCAAAGGCAAAATCGACAAGACTCGTGGCAAGAAGTCTTGGTCGAATCCTCACAAGAATAAGGTTGATGATAGAGCTTTTGAATCCTCGAAAAGAGGAGAAGGAAATCCCTATAAAAAAGATAAAGAAGAGAAAAAAGGTGTGCAGTGATATAATTGTGAAAAGTGTGGTCACTTGGCCCAACATTGTTTATACATGGAAGGAAATGGATAAAAATGATATAGTGGTTATGGATGCAGTTGCAAATGACCATGTCAAATCCAAGATCTGGTTCCTCGACTCAGGTTGCTCGAGTCACATGACTGGTCGAAAAGCATGGTTAGTAGATTTCGACGAGTCCAAGAAGAGCAAGGTCAAACTTGCTGATAATAACTTGTTACAAGCTGAAGGTACTGACAACATAGTTATTCAAAGGAGTAATGGAGCGAAAGCCTTGATCAAAGACATACTTTATGTCCCTAGAATGAAGTGCAATCTGCTAAGTGTTGGACAACTAGTCGAAAAAGGGGTTCTTAGTAGTTATGAAAGATGGACCCTTAGATATTTTTGA